ATCGAGTTTATAGGGGATGAGAGAGAAAATGCAGTGAATTTGGGCGTTACTGTAGAAATTGAGCTTGAATTTTACGTAAATGGATAGAGAATCTATCGATTCCAATCTAGGGTTTATCCAAATTCACAATTCCCAAATTTCAATCTTATACTGCAAGCTTTGGCTTCGTTTCGGGTCAGCCGTCGGTGCATGTGAGCTTCGCCGGTTATCTTAAGCATTTTCAGGCCACTTCTTAAATTATGTCAAAGGACAAATATACCCTTTCAATATTGCGATTTAGAATGGATATGCtctcatttaaaaaagaaaaaaaaggatatatatatatctttaaattatCGTGAATGGTATACagatatatatttcattataatttagAGATATTGGTGCCccttctataaaaaaattagcgTTACATGTCCTTCACTCTAACGGAAGACTACATAGGAACACGTGATCAATCTTATTCGTTGAtccaatatttaataaatgttggATCGATAGATAAGATAATGACACATGCATGTCTATTAGTAAAAAAAGGTGTACATGCTTTAATATTTGGACAGCGAAAACCAATGTCCCAAAAATATGCcgaaaaatatttacataccATTTATAACAGTTTGAGAATATATTTGTCTTTTCTCCCTTAAAAATGTATATACAGTGTTATTAATGATTTATCactattatattaataataatggaaTCATCTAAGCAGGTCATATAATGcattcatttttaacttttgtCAATTTTATCAATGTCATTACgatcactttttatttttgacataacttttaattaaaaataaataaattttgaaatgtcATTTATAATTGTTAAACGTATATTTTCAAatgtcataaaaaattatataaaagagcacccattttttttcttaattttgtatttatttatttgcatGAGTTGACTTGAAGAAATCATATCATCCCAAGGAGGATTAAATGAACCTATTAGTATTAGTCAAATATAATTAGGCTTTGTTTGTTTTTAACTAATTTTGAtacaaattatatgaaataaagtCAACAAGTTAACGTTATATCAATTGAAGTTTGATTCCTTTGATATTCTATGCATGTTGCATAGTGACCTAATACTATATGTTGCGTGACAATTGTTTGTTAAAATCAATGATTAGAAAagttataaacataattttatcgataatttgaataaaatatatattttttttaaacagctaatttaactcttaaaaataaaaattatttcatacaaaaaaatcagtattatatatatgaacttatacaaattttaaagaTCCTTCGTATCGAAAATAGAATACAAATTATACaagatttattaatttactttttctttgCATCATTGGGCTGCAccttgtataattataattataatttgtaagCTAATATAGCCTtttcacaaatttatttttagttttaagcCTATTCGCCTTagataattatacaattgttaaAAGCTACATTGATTCATTTTCTacctatgttatttttattttatataaaaaattaagtatttatttaatCATGGATAATTTGAAACGGAATTGCACAAGAGATCAATATttagtctatttttatttatttttatgatagaaAAATTAACGTAACATATTCAGAAAAATGTGTTATGATAGATGGTATGGACACATGAAATTGTTTAGATTAAAGAGATTCGAGATGGAGTTAACGATATTAGAGGTATGAAGACAAACTCTGGAGTCTAAAAGGTTCAAGTCGAGTAGAATcaagataaaatatttgaaatgtaAATGTAGTAATTTGACACATGAAGCAAACATATAAGTGAGATTTGATACAAGAGTTGAATCAAgatagaaaaaattaagaatttgggATTCTTATCCAAGAAAAATAAGAGTATGGCGAAATGTCATACAACATATTGGCGGGACATAGATAAGGTGAAGGATTGCTTACGGTCAAAGCTTTTTATGTGACAAGGAGATACTACTCAAACTTAAAGGTAAGTTATACAGAGttacaattaaaataacttGTTGTACAAGACATGATATTAATCAGTCAAAGATTTTAAAGTTTAGAAAATGCAAATGGCGAAAATGAGGATACTGAGATGAATGTGCGGGCATAATAGAAACAATGAGATTAGGAATGAGCATATGGAACAAAGTAGAAGTAACCTCTACATTAAACAAGGCAATGCAAATGAGATTAATATGATTTGGGCATGTGTGAATGTCCCAAAAGTGAGAGGTTATAGTGGAATTAATGACAAACCTAGTACGCCAAAAAAGTATTGAGAGATGTGATTAGACAAGATATGGCGTATCTTCAGCTAATAACACACGATTCCAGATAGAAGGGTATAAAGGTCACAAATAAGGGTATAATTAAGATTGATAGACAATTAAGAGTTGTCATATTACTAACTTATTCACATAATTGACTTGGTCGTAACATGTAACACCATGTCGATTGTAATATCAGCCTAGTCATGTAATTTGGGCTTTAGGTATATGATATCACCTATTCATATGTCTAGATGATCACACACTATTATTATGGTTCCTTTCGTATATTCTCCGCACTATTTTGTTATAAGTTGTCATGTTCCTCTCCACAATCATTTTTTTGCAattgttattttgatttgattgaaCCGAGGATCTTTCAGAGACAATCTCTATTTATCAAAGAGGTAGTGATAAGATCTACGTACACTTTATGCCCTCACTTTGTAAGATTTCATTGATAATGTTATCAATacttattattgtatttttcaattcaattttaaaatatttaaacatagtacaaattttcaaaattcaacttGAAGTTGAATTTCAAAAACTCGAAAACTCCAAAAACTATCTACCCAAATTTCACTCTCAATTAttcacaaaaatttaaaaataacaccaatttataatatgaaaaaacaacttcaaattttaaatattattgtcaacttaagtttaataatttttttttttaatttcacaatttttacGATCAAACACCcgctaattaattaattagtaatatTTTGAATATCGCCTTTTGCTATATTGCTCTGTTTTCCCGTCAATTACGTACCCTCCCACTCACTATTCACTAGAGGCTGAAAGTTGAAACTTCACCCAACACCCTCAGCGCACGTTAGCACCAACCCTGCATTCTTCCACACCTAATTTTTATAATACGCCTCTGATCACCTCGCTCCATCCCCCACCCCCAACCTCCGCCCTTGGGTTGGTTTCGCCGACGACCGCAGAGCTTCATCGAGGTGATACGACGCCGTTCTACCGTCGTGGGACGGTATATATTTGGATATCTTCGTCGGATCCCTttcatttattaagaaaaaaattcaaaatacctCTCTCTGCTTCTTCTTAAAAGAAGTTCCTTTGATTTTCTCCTTAGTGATTTGATCGGAATTTAGTTAATTCAGTAGCTTGAAAGTCTTTGAATTTCCACTGATTGAAGTTTGCTACGATTTCGAATTTTGAATTGGTTAGTGTATATAGTAAGTGCATATGATTCAAAGGAGCTGTTAATTGGGAAGAAATatctagggttagggtttgaGTTTTAGGGTTTTATGATTGTTATGATGATTTGACAATGGTGAGGTTATTGGGATTGACGAGAGGAGAGCCGGCCGAGTCACCTCGGGAGGTAACTCGGACAATCCCAACAAGTGAGGATATTGGAGAGAGTGGTTGGCTTATTAGATTCTTTGATTCTGCGTTCTTCTGTGAGTGGATCGCTGTCAGCTACCTTTATAAGCATGATCATCCTGGTGTTAGGGACTATTTGTGTAATAGAATGTACACACTGCCACTTTCTGGCATTGAGAGCTACTTGTTTCAGATATCGTATATGATGGTTCATAAACCGAGCCCCTCGTTGGATAAGTTTGTGATTGATGTGTGTTCTAAGTCATTACATATTGCCCTTAAAGTGCACTGGTTTTTGATGGCGGAGTTGGAGGATTCAGATGATAATGAGGGGATAAGTAGGCTTCAGGAGAAGTGTCAGATTGCTGCTACTTTGATGGGTGAGTGGCCACCTTTGATAAAACCTCCAAACACTTCATCTAATCTATTGGGAAAGAATCAGATGCTTAATAAGTTATTGTCTTCAAAACAGAAGCTATTATCCTTGACATCTTCACCACCAGCTGTACAGCGGGCTCTGTCGTTTTCACCCTCAGGGAGTTCATTGCCACAGGATGATGGTCTTGGAAGTAAGATATCGTCGCCTGaggaaaataagatttttaagaAGTTGATTCCGGGTCTAAAAGTAAGAGATGCATTGCTCTTCAGGAAATCCGTGGAGAAGGATGATGAAGAACCAGAAAAAGATAGTTTTTTGAAGAGACTTTTGAGGGATAGTAGGGATGAAGACGTGAGGAAATCAGCGGAAAAGGATGATGCAGAACCGGAGAGGGATGGTTTTTTTAAGAGGTTTTTAAGAGAGAGTCGGGATGATGATAGTAGGAAATCAGTGGACAAAGATGAAGAGGAGTCGGAAAAAGATGGATTTTTTCGCAGACTTCTTAGTAATAGTAAAGATGATTATGCTAGGAAATCTGTGGATAAGGATGCAGAGGAATCAGAGAAGGATGGTTTCTTCAGGAGGCTTTTGAGTACCAACaaagatgatgatgaggatgtgCACTCAAGTACAGATGGATTTTTCAAACGTATGTTTCGtgataataaaaatgatttggaGGATAAAGTAGTTTCCAAACCTGTTGAAGATGATGAAAAAGACGGTTTTTTCCGGAAGTTTTTAAAGGACAAAAAATTTGAGGAGAAGAAGGATGTAAGAGAAAGGAATGAAACACCTGAAAAATCAACAAGGAGTTCTGAAGATGATGAAAAGGAAGGGTTcttcaaaaagatttttaaggaaaaatttgaGGATAAGAAAGATGGTAATGACAGGGCTGATGACGATCTTAGGAGGCATGCAAATGGTGAGGAAGAAGAGCCTTCAGATTTTCCATTGTTTCGTAGACTATTTCGAGTGCATCCAGAGGATTCAAAACTGTCAGCATCAAATGAAAGCAGTAATGGTGGCAGTTTTCTTGAGAGCAGTCCTGGAACTGAGAACTTTTTCCGCAAGCTGTTTAAGGATCGTGACCGTTCAGTTGAAGATTCAGAGCTCTTTGGTTCAAAGGGGAACAAAGAGGTATGTACACTGAAATCGCTTGTACTTTCTGTCAGTTGCTGATAACTCCCTCAGTAACTAAATCAAGGAAAGGACTAAGTCGTATATTTACAGTGCGATATGTAAATCTGTCTAGTGTCTACTCACTTGCACGGGGCTTGGCATGTCAGTTATCTCCCCCCTCATGTATCCTCAAAAATAGAATTATTTCAAGTCTGGTATATCGGTGTCCTCCCTCCTGTTTCTTGTGAATTTTATCAGTAAAGACTAAATACGTGTCTTAGATGTTCTTTGAAAtacctttttttaaatgtatttcaTAGGGAAATTCTGTCCTTGATTTTGGCTCCAAGTTTTAGCGTGGTAGTGTTACAGGCTAAAGTTTCATTGGACTTGATCACCTCACTAACTTTATGGCACTTGATGTTAAACTATATAGAATTCATTCCACCGTCAACACACCAGATGGTTGGTGGCTTTAAGGATATAACAACAGacataaattttatcataaagGTTTTGTTTTGGATATTTTTCCAGGGTGTATGGTGTTCATTTGCATGTTTCCCTAAATTCAATTATGCTTTCTATTATTCGATTATgctatgttgttgttgtattttcttttatccGTTCTTCAAATTTACATCTCTTTGGAGCCGAGCgtctatcagaaacaacctcCCTACCCCAACAAAGGTAGGGTTAAGGCCTACATGCATCCTACCCTTCCCAGaacccacttgtgggattatacTGTGTATGATGAGTTCAAAAAGTTCAGTGATAATACATCATAAAAGGAGGATGAAACTAGAGAAGGATGAAGCTAATTTTACCTGTTCCCTTGAACCAGCCACACACTAATTTTCTGTCTTGAGAATCTATGCCTGGTTgtactttttaatattttatctccTTAAAAACAAACCATAATTATGCCTTGACATGATAAATGGTGTTGCCCACCTGCAAAGTCAAGTTGTCCCTGCAGCCCTGAAGTAGAATTTTTTAGTGTTATATACAACTTATTGGTTATGATGTTATGCCTTGTATGCTCCTGCTATTAGTTTCAACATGTAGACCAGTACTTTGCAAACTGCAGATGCCTGTTGATGTTTCTTATGATTGGAGAGATGTTCCTTGTCATAACTTGTTAGCTAAACACCATGGTTTTTTGTCAATCAAGAACCAGGGAAAGACAGAGGGAGATAGCATGAAGAATTGCTGGTTTTCTTTAATGTCTCATGGAAGTTAATAAGAACTGTGGGGCGGCAATTACAGTTGGAGATTTCAGAGGGTGGGTAGAAAAGGGAGTTAGTATGGAGAATTATACTGTTGTGCATCTTCTTGCTAATTTGGAATGgaagaaataagaaaatgttCCAGAATATGAGAAAGAATCTTGCTATTTTATGGATTCTTTTGGATTAATGTGAGAACACCCTAGCTTTTAGTTGATACAGTGACCAGGATAGTTTTGTGAGGACGGATAAGCTAGATATTTTATGACACAGACTTGTGTGATATTAATGAAATTTGATTTATCGAAAAAGTAGTTAAAAATATAGTTtcctttaattatttcaaaaaataaaataatatagttcTCTTTTCACCAATAGGAAGCATAGAAAGTCAAGTAGATGTACTGTTCATACACATTTTGCATGTTAAACCAAAATGTAAAAAAGAATTCTAGTCTATCTTTAGCTTCAATTTTGTCTTCAAATCATCTTAGGTTCCTCCCCTTCCAGCCTCCCCCATAATGGCATAACGCAACGGGACCCCTCAATGTTTATTCAGTGCACCCCTGGACTATTTATTAGTCATGAATATCCAAGAAGGCAAGAATTGTAGTTGAAAACTTTAATAGCCTTAATCGCTGGATGTTGTTGGGGAAAAGAGCATGGATACACTCTGTTTTAGGCGTGtgggagaagaaaaagaaaaaaaaatcagctTCCAAGTGAATTTTCATATACAAACGTTTTTTGTTCTAGTTGTGTATTTCTTCTTGCTTCCTAATgtacaatttatattttacccCAATTGTGTATTCCTTTTTATTACTTCTTTAGAtgcattgattatttttttcttcttttaaaaaactTGGCtaaagctcctctatttattgCTGAATCAAAAAGTTTTTAGCCTTAATAATGGGAGTTGTAGCCATGTTAATTACAAAGTTGGCCCAAATTAGATGATTCCAAATATGAATGAGTTAAAAAaggtaataatatattttgctGAAAAGTTCCATGTGGCAACCGTGACTCTCACTAACCACAGGTGAGATTGGTTAGGGAGGTTGAGGCTATCAACTAGTTCCAATAGGGGGGTAATTTGGACAAAAAATGGTTCAGGTGTGCACTGAGTAAATGGTGTCAAGTACAGGGGCGTCCAGAGGTATTATGCACCCACACAATCTACTGCTTTCTGTGATCATCTTCCTTGCTTTTCCATGCAAAAGAATATCGTTGAGTATAACAGATATTGCCTACTTAACAGTTAACACCAAAAATGTATTATAACAAGCTTTACAACTGCTAACAGAAGACGACGGCAAAAACTGGTGATTGTGTCTTCAATATCCATTTCACATGTATAACACCTGTTGCAATTCACTCATGACCTTACTGTGAATACTGCTACCAGATATAGACATTCCATTTAGTTTTTCTTTCATGACCGTAACACATCAATGATAGCTAAATTATCACTACTATTAAGCTTTGTAGAAAGTCATTTGAATGCAATGGTTCTTTAGTTGCAATAATCTACAGTGCTTTGAGTTGTAATGACATGACGGAAATGTGATGCAGTGTTTGTTAGATTATGGATGCACTTATATTTCATGTGAGGCTCTTTACACCAGCTTGATATATTTAGTATGATGGTACCTTATCATAAAAAAAGACATACAGTATGCTGGTAATTGTAACTAAATTCTCAAGTAatgttttttcatttaaaaaggaaattctCAAGTAATGTTTATTCCGCAGAAACGTCCTGGCTCCCCAAAGCAGAATGAGAAGTTAAATGCAAAACCTCCACTTCCAGATAACGGGTTGTCACAATTTCGGAAAGGGGCCTATCACCAATCACTTGATTTTGTGCAGTCACTGAGCGATACTTCTTATGGACTAGTAGATGTGTTTCCGGTCGAAGATCGAAAAAGTGCTCTTTGTGAGGTGGCCCTACTTTTAACTTGTTATATTTCACATTTCTTTTGGTATACCTTTGTTAGCACTTCCTCTCACTGACCTTCACTTTTCTGCTTATAGTCATTAGTGGAGATCAATGCACATCTAGCGGATGCTCAAAACAGTGGAGGTATACGTGTACTAAGAAATTAATGCATGAGTCAACTGTTTGCATTTCCTTATAGATTACAATACAAATGTTTTAGTGTTGATTTCTTCTATCTATTATCTCAGTTGCCTTTTTGGTTTTGAGAGGTTTTTGAGATGGATTTCCACTTTAAGGCATAAAAAATTGGAGGAATACTTCCTGCAGATGTAATTATTTTATCGTGTATTGGAAGAGCAGTCGGTTTCAACATGATTGTTTAATGCAACTGTTGGGATTTGTCGTCTTGTGTTTTCCATGCCATTATCTTGCTTCATTCCTCTGTTATGTGTTGAGAATGGTTAGTGTGTCCATAAGGTGCATTTCCTTATTGCACAATCATTTCTGTTTGGTTTAAAGAGAGGTTTGAGAGATTAAATGTTGTTGCAAGGTGATCTGCTACCCGAGTGAAGTATTTATCTTGTTAACGAGTCTCTTCTTTGGCATCACAAATGCTTCAAGGAACTTggtttgaaataagaaaattaacttTCATGGATAACTTTCATAATTTCtgagtttctttttcttttttttatctctttttattttctatttaactTTTTCACCTTGAATTAATTCCTAATTTTTGGGGAAACAAGAGATGTCTTTTTGTTCATTGGTGCATCCTACTTTCCTCTCCTGCAAAGGCAGGTAGGCGGTTCTCTGAATAGTAGTACCGCTCCACTCAAGTGATGGTTAAGTCGTAAGAGGGGGACTACATGTTCCTTTCGTAAAAATTATTGAACTCACCCCTATCCTCTCCTTTTCCTTACGGTTCCTTTGTTAAATGTGAAGCATCCATTGGTGTGTAAAATGATTATTTGGTGCAAAGCAGTTATTTGGCTACAGTTGCTTCTGTTGGTGTAAATCAATTAGACCAACTTTTTTATTCACTGAAGAACTTTCCTATTAGAGGATCTTGTTTCCTGTCATCTCTTCTTTCTTTGTAGTGTTCTACCAGAAAATGCATCCATTGTCCGGAACATCGTCCTTCCTTTAATGGTTCACCCCTTTGAATTGCGTGGAGGTCAATGAAATGTAGGTTAAATGGttctaaaattttttttggtacACATGCTCAAATTCTCAGAACATGAGCTATAGGGCTGTTAGTTCAGATGAGGTCACCTTTtagcaataaaaaataaaaatttgttttaaaaaggctgatttgataaaaaaaaagcatTGAGGTTAGGATATAGTGGGTGCGAGGAGAGGTAGAAGTAGAGTAGGCCGAGAAAGTACTGCAGAGAGGTTATTAGACATGACTTGACGCAACTGCAACTTACTGAGGATATGAGGATATGACCTTAGATAGGAGGGTGTGGAGGTTGCAGAGTAGGGTAGAAGGTTAGTGGGTAGTAGAGTGTTCTCTTGCTTGCTGAAGGGTTTAGGCTTAGTGGTGTTTGTCATAGTATTAACCTTCTTTTTGAAAATGTAAAGATTAGTATTAACTTTATTCTTGTAGAGTCGTGTTTTTGCATTCTACCACCATCTGTTTTTTTGGTGTTTCATTTATTGCACTATTTTGCACTATTGTGTTGTTGTTACTGTTTCCGTATTAGTTGCTATATTTTCTTCAGtcattttccctttttgtaCGTACTTTGATTTGTTGTACTTGAGTCGATGGTCTTCCAGAAACAATCTCTCTATCTTCACGAGGTAGtggtaaggtctgcgtacactctaccctccccaggccccacttgtgggatttcactgggtatgtagttgttgttgttgttgatttgattaacTTTCTGTTGAGCTTCAGATTGATATTATGTCTTCTTGATATAAACATTATTGATTTAGAAACTATAGAGAACTTTATTTTTGACCACCAATCctttattctaaaaataattagcTCATGCGGTCAACGCACGTGGAGGGAACTTGTCTATAGACTTACATACACAGCCTCTTGGAACTCATACAAAGTTAGCGAAGAATAGAACACATTGGAAGTGAAAGATCTATATAGTCAATTTGTTTGGATTAGGACTTAAACCTTTTGAG
The DNA window shown above is from Solanum lycopersicum chromosome 11, SLM_r2.1 and carries:
- the LOC101248349 gene encoding phosphatidylinositol 4-kinase beta 1-like; translation: MVRLLGLTRGEPAESPREVTRTIPTSEDIGESGWLIRFFDSAFFCEWIAVSYLYKHDHPGVRDYLCNRMYTLPLSGIESYLFQISYMMVHKPSPSLDKFVIDVCSKSLHIALKVHWFLMAELEDSDDNEGISRLQEKCQIAATLMGEWPPLIKPPNTSSNLLGKNQMLNKLLSSKQKLLSLTSSPPAVQRALSFSPSGSSLPQDDGLGSKISSPEENKIFKKLIPGLKVRDALLFRKSVEKDDEEPEKDSFLKRLLRDSRDEDVRKSAEKDDAEPERDGFFKRFLRESRDDDSRKSVDKDEEESEKDGFFRRLLSNSKDDYARKSVDKDAEESEKDGFFRRLLSTNKDDDEDVHSSTDGFFKRMFRDNKNDLEDKVVSKPVEDDEKDGFFRKFLKDKKFEEKKDVRERNETPEKSTRSSEDDEKEGFFKKIFKEKFEDKKDGNDRADDDLRRHANGEEEEPSDFPLFRRLFRVHPEDSKLSASNESSNGGSFLESSPGTENFFRKLFKDRDRSVEDSELFGSKGNKEKRPGSPKQNEKLNAKPPLPDNGLSQFRKGAYHQSLDFVQSLSDTSYGLVDVFPVEDRKSALCESLVEINAHLADAQNSGGVCFPMGKGMYRVLHIPEDEAVLLNSREKAPYLICVEVLKCESPNSKDTLNSQKLSKGGIPLANGDVLLPKPPPWAYPLWTGQDNHNDRMSRSASQAIDQAMAQLWDTKVKFVRVNFSVEMQSESAIDHCSLGSASESYSKCREVPSLPLKSDAIDSEWVRVVLTVDPGVRMEDIVDQEPPRKKEHRRVPSTVAIEEVKLAALKGEAPPGLPLKGAGQDSSDAQPKVTNGGLPNVSDALSGELWEVKKERIRKCSGYGKLPGWDLRSFIVKSGDDCRQEHLAVQLISHFYDIFQEAGLPLWLRPYEVLVTSSYTALIETIPDTASIHSIKSRFPHITSLREFYVAKYLENSPTFKLAQRNFVESMAGYSLVCYLLQIKDRHNGNLLLDEEGHIIHIDFGFMLSNSPGGVNFESAPFKLTRELLEIMDSDAEGVPSEFFDYFKVLCIQGFLTCRKHAERIILLVEMLQDSGYPCFKGGPRTIQNLRKRFHLSLTEEQCVSLVLSLISSSLDAWRTRQYDYYQRVLNGIL